A part of Solenopsis invicta isolate M01_SB chromosome 2, UNIL_Sinv_3.0, whole genome shotgun sequence genomic DNA contains:
- the LOC105198996 gene encoding teneurin-m isoform X9, producing the protein MNYSQGKGRLYPAYSLSGSEGEDNTSSLRSRAYPQNNHQANQSHHNHYNTSQHKQRAYQQQQQHPLYHMPGSGAGLSDTPTSGNASDETLTDSDLITVARDSALLVHNGCLLDSSAPRGPPDVPPRNPAMSRLNGRLPGSHAASDHERDPDLEPSCLVRTPSGNFYNIPKIPKNEYNNKNQSTGNSPIKVELQNNMDRVPLPYGHAPSMIPMRRQSIRCHFRKGIDWCSWKLIAIVAIMLSLCLTAALAYMAASNLVNWSYQGTKACSVVVGENAKPPSSETNKTSTPSTSTSQTSGKTRQTGGGGRTFPASSFPPDGTTFAQVGLGQKLSKEISPYGYWNMQFYQSEAAYVRFDYSIPRGASIGVYARRNALPTHTQYDLLEVLSGFKARTTRASHVSVIPSMKKEVTQYMEPGHWFLSLYNDDGDPHEVSFIAVIAEDMTHNCPNGCSGKGECLLGHCQCNPGFGGEDCSESVCPVLCSQRGEYINGECQCNPGWKGKECSLRHDECEVPDCNGHGHCTNGKCNCVRGYKGKYCEEVDCPHPTCSGHGFCAEGTCICKKGWKGADCSQMDKEALQCLPDCSGHGNFDLETQTCLCEPMWSGDDCSKELCDLDCGPHGHCVDNACDCLPGWSGELCNLKQCDPRCNEHGQCKNGTCLCVTGWNGKHCTMEGCPNSCSGHGQCRVSSDAQWECQCYNGWDGKDCSVLLEQTCNDGRDNDKDGLIDCADPECCSNHICRTSQLCVSAPKPIDILLRKQPPAITASFFERMKFLIDEGSLQNYARQETFNESMFWNHFNTSRSAVIRGRVVTHLGTGLMGVRVSTSTPLEGFTLTRDDGWFDLLVNGGGAVTLQFGRSPFKPQSHIVFVPWNEVVIIDKIIMSTAEEKPPIHVPHACAAHDYDLMKPVVLATWKHGFQGACPDKSAILAESQVIQESLQIPGTGLNLVYHSSRAAGYLSTIQLQLTPEVIPPTLNLIHLRITIEGILFEKIFEADPVIKFTYAWNRLNVYRQRVYGVTTAMVKVGYEYSDCKDIIWDVQTTKLSGHDMSISEVGGWNLDIHHRYNFHEGILQKGDGSNIYLKHKPRVILTTMGDGHQRPLDCYDCDGQASKQRLLAPVALATAADGSIFVGDFNLVRKILVDGTVRTVVRLNATRVSYRYHIALSPLDGILYISDPESHQIIRVRDTNDYTDPDHNWETVVGSGERCLPGDEAHCGDGALARDAKLAYPKGVAVSADNVLYFADGTNIRMVDRDGIITTVIGNHMHKSHWKPIPCEGTLNVEEVHLRWPTELAINPLDNSLHMIDDHMVLQLAPDGRVKVVAGRPLHCASPSASFDTELATHATLVMPQSIAFGPSGDLYIAESDSQRINRVRVIGTDGKISPYAGAESKCNCLERGCDCFEADHYLASTSKFNTISAVAVSPDGVVHIGDQANYRIRSVTASIPDASGAREYEIYAPDTQEIYVFNRFGQHIATKNILTGETVYLFTYNVNTSNGKLSTVTDAAGNKVFLLRDYSSQVNSIENTKGQKCRLRMSRMKMLHELSTPDDYNVTFDYHGPTGLLKTKLDSTGRSYVYNYDEFGRLTSAVTPTGKVISLTFDLSLKGAVVKVGQNNRKPISMLIKGSSVVTKIGEAEQRTTVLADGSVGRVTPWAHTINTDSMPYSILAEIEPLLGESYPVPAKQRTEIAGDLANRFEWRYFLRKVQGNKNRGNTKAIAQVGRKLRVNGEILFSLEYDRETNTVAVFMDDRVELLNVTYDRTARPVKWGPRNGIFAGVELEYDRFSRLTSWTWGDISETYGFDRSGRLYEIKYSDGTSMVYAFKDMFSILPLKVTTPRGSDYLLQYDETGALQSLTTPRGHIHTFSLQTSLGFYKYQYYSPMNRHPYEILYNDDGQILAKVYPHQSGKVAYVYDHAGKLETTLAGLSSIHYTYQETTSLVRSIDINEPNFEMRIEYKYHAGIVKDEKIKFGSKSGMDNAHYRYQYDGNARISGIEVDINGKQLPQLRLKYNQNLGVLEGVGDLRIYRNLFNRSVMQDSSKQFFTVTDYDEHGRVKTVLMNIRSFDVFRMELEYDNRNRIKMRKLTIGKESMEKKEWSRMEKITYNADGHVLEVADTENNWQYAYDENGNVIGVTEHNEKIALGYDSGDRVVQYGDVEFNSYDGRGFVVIRGEHKYRYNSRGQLIHASEHKKFQIWYFYDDRGRLVSMNDDRENITQFFYANPKTPDLITHVHFPKSSKTFRFLYDSRDFLMTVETSEQRFYVATDQNGSPLALFDTNGNLIKEMRRTPFGKIIKDTNPDFYLPIDFHGGLFDPNTKLIYLNKRLYDPTVGQWMTPAWEQMANELTTPTDIFIYRFRNNDPINFKQNVEYMTDLGSWLKLYGYDISMMLGSEYTKQMVYQPSATVTSPQLTPDFGVMSGLQCIVNRVQEKFSDLGFVPKPLLKLEPKTRNLLPRVAHRRAVFGEGILVSRVGGRALVSVVDGVNSVVQDVVTSVFNNSYFLPLHFSVHDQDVFYFVKDNALKIRDDMEELHRLGSMFNVSTHETTEHGAGTWKELRLHNPDAAVVIKYGADPEQERHRILKHAHKRAVERAWEIEKQLVMAGFQGRGDWSKEEKDELISRGTVDGYEGVDIHSVHRYPQLADDPGNVAFTRDTKRKRRKSGNRRNRTHRHDS; encoded by the exons AGTACCTTTACCTTACGGGCACGCCCCGTCGATGATCCCGATGAGGAGACAAAGCATCCGCTGTCATTTCCGCAAGGGAATCGATTGGTGCAGCTGGAAACTAATTGCTATAGTAGCAATTATGCTCTCGCTCTGCTTGACCGCGGCATTAGCCTACATGGCAG CTTCGAATTTAGTGAACTGGTCGTACCAAGGGACGAAGGCATGCTCGGTCGTGGTGGGTGAGAACGCCAAGCCGCCGTCGAGCGAAACGAACAAGACCTCCACGCCGTCTACGTCGACGTCGCAAACGAGCGGCAAGACGCGGCAGACAGGAGGAG GTGGGCGAACCTTTCCTGCGAGTTCCTTCCCGCCTGACGGAACGACCTTCGCTCAGGTCGGTTTAGGGCAGAAGCTCAGCAAGGAAATATCGCCGTACGGCTACTGGAACATGCAGTTTTATCAATCGGAGGCCGCCTACGTTCGCTTCGACTATAGCATCCCGCGTGGCGCGAGCATCGGCGTGTACGCGAGAAGGAACGCGCTGCCCACGCACACGCAGTACGATCTACTGGAAGTTCTCAGCGGTTTCAAGGCTCGGACCACCAGGGCGTCCCATGTTAGTGTTATT CCTTCGATGAAGAAAGAGGTGACCCAGTACATGGAACCGGGACATTGGTTCCTTTCGCTTTATAACGACGACGGAGATCCTCACGAAGTTTCATTCATCGCCGTGATCGCCGAGGATATGACGCATAATTGTCCGAACGGTTGTAGCGGCAAGGGCGAGTGTCTTCTAGGTCATTGTCAGTGCAATCCTGGTTTCGGTGGCGAAGACTGCAGCGAGAGCGTTTGCCCCGTTCTCTGCAGTCAAAGAG GCGAGTACATAAACGGTGAGTGCCAATGCAATCCCGGCTGGAAGGGCAAGGAGTGCTCCTTGCGACACGACGAGTGCGAAGTGCCCGACTGCAACGGCCACGGTCATTGTACCAACGGCAAGTGCAACTGTGTACGGGGCTACAAGGGAAAGTATTGTGAAGAGGTCGACTGTCCGCATCCGACTTGCTCGGGCCACGGTTTCTGCGCCGAGGGTACGTGCATCTGTAAAAAGGGTTGGAAAGGAGCCGATTGCAGTCAAATGGATAAAGAGGCACTGCAGTGTTTGCCGGACTGTAGCGGCCATGGAAACTTCGATCTGGAGACCCAGACTTGCCTCTGCGAACCCATGTGGTCCGGTGATGATTGCTCGAAAG AACTATGCGATCTTGATTGCGGCCCTCACGGGCACTGCGTGGACAACGCCTGCGACTGCTTGCCAGGTTGGTCCGGCGAGCTGTGCAATCTGAAGCAATGCGATCCCCGTTGCAACGAGCACGGACAATGCAAGAATGGCACGTGTCTATGCGTCACCGGATGGAACGGAAAACACTGTACGATGGAGGGCTGTCCAAATTCCTGTTCCGGTCATGGACAGTGCAGGGTGTCGAGCGATGCACAGTGGGAATGTCAGTGTTATAACGGCTGGGATGGCAAGGATTGCAGCGTGCTGCTAGAACAGACTTGCAACGACGGGCGAGACAACGATAAAG ATGGTCTCATTGATTGCGCCGATCCGGAGTGTTGCTCCAATCACATATGCCGTACCAGCCAGCTGTGCGTTTCAGCTCCTAAACCAATCGATATATTACTACGGAAACAACCGCCTGCCATCACCGCATCCTTCTTTGAGAGAATGAAGTTCCTAATCGACGAGGGCAGTCTGCAGAACTACGCTCGTCAGGAGACCTTCAACGAGAG TATGTTCTGGAATCACTTCAACACAAG CCGATCGGCCGTCATACGTGGTCGCGTTGTCACACACCTCGGCACGGGATTGATGGGAGTGCGGGTCAGCACCAGTACGCCACTGGAAGGCTTTACCCTCACGCGAGACGACGGTTGGTTTGATCTTCTGGTAAACGGCGGCGGTGCTGTAACTTTGCAATTCGGCAGGTCACCCTTCAAGCCGCAGAGTCATATCGTCTTCGTGCCTTGGAACGAG GTCGTAATCATCGATAAGATCATTATGAGCACTGCCGAGGAGAAGCCACCCATACATGTTCCGCATGCATGCGCGGCTCACGATTATGATCTTATGAAGCCGGTCGTTTTGGCGACCTGGAAACACGGTTTCCAGGGTGCCTGTCCGGACAAGAGTGCCATTTTAGCAGAGTCACAAGTCATACAGGAGAGCTTACAAATACCCGGAACAGGCTTGAATCTAGTGTATCACAGTTCCCGTGCGGCCGGTTATCTTTCCACCATACAACTGCAGTTGACCCCTGAAGTCATCCCGCCGACATTGAATCTGATACACTTGAGAATCACGATCGAGGGTATACTCTTTGAGAAAATCTTCGAGGCCGATCCCGTGATCAAGTTCACTTACGCCTGGAACCGCCTGAACGTTTATCGTCAACGCGTCTATGGGGTGACGACCGCCATGGTAAAGGTCGGATACGAATACAGCGACTGCAAGGACATCATTTGGGACGTGCAGACGACAAAACTGAGCGGTCACGACATGTCCATTTCGGAGGTCGGAGGTTGGAATCTGGATATTCATCACAGGTATAACTTCCACGAAGGTATTTTGCAAAAAGGCGATGGCTCGAACATTTATCTGAAGCACAAGCCAAGAGTCATCCTCACTACAATGGGAGACGGTCATCAAAGACCGCTGGATTGTTACGACTGCGACGGACAAGCTTCGAAACAACGTCTCTTAGCGCCCGTCGCTCTTGCCACTGCCGCAGACGGCTCCATTTTTGTTGGTGATTTTAATCTAGTCAGGAAGATCCTCGTCGATGGAACAGTTAGAACTGTGGTCAGATTAAA cGCAACCAGGGTATCATATCGTTATCACATCGCTCTGAGTCCTCTGGACGGCATTCTCTACATATCGGATCCAGAATCCCATCAGATCATCCGTGTTCGCGATACCAATGACTATACGGATCCCGATCATAACTGGGAGACGGTAGTTGGCTCCGGGGAACGTTGTCTTCCTGGCGACGAAGCTCACTGCGGTGACGGCGCTCTCGCGCGAGACGCTAAACTCGCTTATCCCAAGGGAGTCGCCGTTTCGGCAGACAATGTCTTGTACTTCGCTGACGGCACGAACATCCGAATGGTCGATAGAGATGGCATCATTACCACTGTGATCGGCAATCATATGCACAAATCTCATTGGAAGCCGATACCCTGCGAAGGCACATTGAACGTCGAGGAAGTCCATCTTCGTTGGCCAACCGAATTGGCGATCAATCCTTTGGACAACTCGCTGCACATGATTGATGATCACATGGTTCTTCAGCTGGCGCCGGACGGTCGCGTCAAAGTCGTCGCTGGTCGTCCACTTCACTGCGCTTCCCCATCAGCTTCGTTCGACACGGAACTCGCAACTCACGCCACCCTCGTGATGCCGCAGAGTATCGCTTTCGGTCCATCGGGCGATCTCTATATCGCCGAGAGCGATTCGCAGAGGATTAACCGCGTTCGCGTAATCGGCACCGATGGCAAGATATCACCCTATGCCGGCGCCGAATCCAAGTGCAACTGCCTGGAACGCGGCTGCGACTGCTTCGAAGCCGATCACTATTTGGCGTCCACCTCTAAATTCAACACCATATCCGCGGTGGCAGTTTCCCCCGATGGAGTGGTACACATCGGCGATCAGGCCAATTACCGAATCCGCTCGGTAACAGCAAGCATTCCCGATGCGAGCGGCGCACGAGAATACGAGATCTATGCGCCCGACACACAGGAGATCTACGTGTTCAACCGATTTGGTCAACATATTGCCACGAAGAACATTCTGACCGGCGAGACCGTGTATCTTTTTACTTACAATGTCAACACCAGCAACGGTAAGCTCAGCACAGTGACGGATGCAGCTGGCAACAAGGTCTTCTTGCTCAGAGATTATAGCAGTCAGGTAAATTCTATTGAGAACACGAAGGGACAAAAATGCAGACTGAGAATGTCTAGGATGAAGATGCTGCATGAGTTGAGCACACCTGACGATTACAACGTCACCTTCGACTATCATGGACCTACAGGTTTACTGAAGACGAAGCTTGACAGTACCGGACGTAGCTACGTCTATAATTATGATGAGTTTGGTAGACTGACTAGCGCGGTGACTCCTACAGGCAAAGTAATCAGCTTAACGTTCGATCTCAGTCTGAAAGGTGCCGTAGTGAAAGTTGGACAGAACAACAGGAAACCCATCTCGATGCTAATTAAAGGATCATCCGTTGTCACGAAAATTGGTGAAGCCGAACAAAGGACAACAGTCCTCGCAGATGGTTCAGTCGGAAGAGTGACACCATGGGCTCATACTATAAACACCGATTCGATGCCATATTCGATACTAGCAGAGATCGAACCTTTGCTGGGCGAGAGTTATCCCGTACCAGCTAAACAGAGAACGGAGATCGCTGGCGATTTGGCTAATCGCTTCGAATGGCGATACTTCCTCCGAAAAGTCCAAGGCAATAAAAATCGTGGCAATACGAAGGCGATCGCTCAAGTCGGTAGGAAACTCCGTGTCAATGGGGAGATCCTGTTTTCTCTTGAATATGATAGAGAAACGAATACTGTGGCAGTGTTCATGGACGATCGAGTAGAACTGTTGAACGTCACGTATGACAGAACAGCTAGGCCAGTCAAGTGGGGACCCAGAAACGGTATCTTCGCCGGCGTCGAGTTGGAATATGATCGATTCAGCAGACTGACAAGCTGGACATGGGGTGACATTAGCGAAACCTATGGCTTTGACAGATCCGGTCGGTTATACGAAATCAAATACAGTGACGGCACATCGATGGTGTACGCTTTCAAGGATATGTTCAGTATCCTACCGTTGAAAGTCACTACGCCACGTGGAAGCGATTATCTTCTTCAATATGACGAAACGGGAGCATTACAGTCGTTGACCACACCAAGGGGACACATCCATACATTCTCTCTTCAAACTTCTCTTGGATTTTATAAGTATCAATATTATTCACCGATGAACAGACATCCTTATGAAATTCTTTACAACGACGACGGACAAATTCTCGCTAAGGTATATCCTCATCAAAGCGGAAAGGTTGCTTACGTCTACGATCATGCTGGAAAACTCGAAACCACTCTTGCTG GACTCTCTTCGATACATTACACTTATCAAGAAACAACCAGTTTGGTACGCAGCATCGATATTAACGAACCGAACTTCGAGATGCGTATTGAATACAAGTATCACGCCGGTATCGTGAAGGACGAGAAGATCAAGTTTGGCAGCAAGAGTGGCATGGATAACGCTCATTACCGTTATCAGTACGATGGTAACGCGCGCATATCTGGCATCGAAGTCGACATCAATGGCAAACAGCTACCTCAACTTCGTCTTAAGTACAACCAAAATCTCGGGGTACTGGAAGGCGTCGGTGATCTCAGGATATATAGAAATCTCTTCAACAGATCAGTCATGCAAGACAGCAGCAAACAATTCTTTACAGTTACTGACTATGACGAGCATGGACGCGTCAAAACAGTGCTAATGAATATCAGATCGTTTGATGTGTTCCGTATGGAACTCGAATATGACAATCGCAATCGCATCAAGATGAGAAAACTCACGATTGGAAAGGAATCGATGGAGAAGAAGGAGTGGTCTAGGATGGAGAAAATCACGTATAACGCGGATGGTCATGTGCTCGAGGTAGCGGACACGGAGAACAATTGGCAGTACGCATACGACGAAAATGGTAATGTGATCGGCGTGACGGAACATAACGAGAAGATTGCTTTGGGCTACGACAGCGGAGATCGAGTTGTTCAGTACGGTGACGTTGAGTTTAATTCGTACGATGGACGCGGTTTCGTCGTAATTCGCGGAGAACACAAATACAG atACAACTCGCGCGGCCAGCTGATTCACGCTTCGGAACACAAGAAATTCCAAATCTGGTACTTCTATGACGACCGTGGTCGACTGGTGTCCATGAACGACGATCGAGAGAACATCACTCAGTTCTTCTATGCGAATCCAAAGACTCCGGATTTAATAACGCATGTGCACTTCCCGAAATCATCCAAGACGTTCCGATTCCTCTATGATTCAAGAGATTTCCTGATGACCGTAGAGACATCAGAACAACGCTTCTACGTTGCGACAGATCAAAACGGCTCACCTCTCGCTCTCTTCGATACCAATGGCAATCTCATCAAAGAGATGCGGCGTACTCCCTTCGGCAAGATCATTAAGGATACCAATCCGGACTTTTATCTGCCCATCGATTTCCATGGAGGTCTCTTCGATCCCAATACCAAGTTGATCTATCTAAACAAGAGGCTCTACGATCCGACTGTCGGTCAATGGATGACGCCAGCTTGGGAGCAGATGGCCAACGAACTCACCACACCGacagacatttttatttatcgctTCCGCAATAACGATCCGATCAACTTTAAGCAAAATGTCGAGTACATGACAGATTTGGGAAGTTGGCTAAAACTCTACGGTTACGACATCTCGATGATGCTTGGCTCCGAATACACGAAGCAAATGGTGTACCAGCCGAGCGCAACTGTCACATCCCCGCAATTGACTCCGGACTTTGGTGTGATGTCCGGTCTACAGTGCATCGTGAATCGCGTGCAAGAGAAGTTCTCTGACTTGGGTTTCGTTCCTAAACCATTGTTAAAGTTGGAACCGAAGACACGGAATTTGCTGCCGCGAGTGGCACATCGTCGGGCGGTCTTTGGCGAGGGTATTCTGGTGTCGCGCGTCGGTGGTCGAGCTCTAGTGAGCGTAGTGGACGGGGTGAACAGCGTGGTGCAGGATGTGGTGACGTCCGTCTTTAACAACTCGTACTTCTTGCCGTTGCACTTTAGCGTTCATGATCAAGATGTCTTCTATTTCGTCAAGGATAACGCGCTGAAGATTCGCGACGACATGGAGGAGCTCCATCGGCTCGGCAGTATGTTCAACGTGTCTACACACGAGACAACGGAGCACGGCGCGGGTACGTGGAAGGAGCTGAGGCTGCACAATCCAGACGCAGCCGTGGTGATCAAATATGGAGCCGATCCCGAGCAAGAGCGGCATCGTATTCTAAAGCACGCGCATAAGCGTGCCGTCGAGAGAGCCTGGGAGATCGAGAAGCAATTGGTGATGGCCGGTTTCCAAGGTAGAGGCGACTGGTCGAAGGAAGAAAAGGACGAACTCATCAGTCGCGGTACGGTCGACGGTTACGAGGGCGTCGACATCCATAGCGTGCACAGGTATCCCCAGCTCGCCGACGATCCCGGTAACGTCGCGTTCACTCGCGACACCAAGAGGAAGAGGCGGAAGAGCGGCAACAGGCGCAACAGGACACACAGGCACGACTCGTGA